Proteins co-encoded in one Thermodesulfovibrionales bacterium genomic window:
- a CDS encoding radical SAM protein, with product MALCVLCDTFSRGISKELGVCLKCIRERPGEALPIAMAAHGRSRAAFGLPEKPPKDPQGIPCKICVNECRIPENGTGYCGLRRNLRGRLTGVSPEEGKLSWYHDPLPTNCVGDWVCSGGTGAGYPEYAYRPGPEHGYKNLAVFFHACSFNCLFCQNWHFRQETLKPHTASAHDLASAVDEETSCICYFGGDPAPQAPFSLRASRQALESGKGRILRICWETNGSMAPGLLSEMTELALSSGGCIKFDLKAWDDNLHTVLTGNTNKRTLENFARAGEKTGLRTVPPLLIANTLLVPGYVDEVEIRNIARFIASIDPAIPYSLLAFYPHFYMADMPMTEKALAEECLGIARG from the coding sequence ATGGCCCTGTGTGTGTTGTGCGACACTTTTTCCCGTGGCATCTCAAAGGAACTCGGGGTCTGTCTCAAATGTATAAGAGAGAGGCCGGGAGAGGCGCTGCCGATTGCGATGGCGGCGCATGGGCGGAGCAGGGCCGCCTTCGGACTTCCCGAAAAACCGCCGAAAGACCCTCAGGGGATTCCCTGCAAGATTTGCGTGAATGAATGCAGGATCCCTGAAAACGGGACAGGCTACTGTGGGTTGAGGAGAAATCTGAGGGGAAGGCTTACCGGTGTGTCGCCTGAAGAAGGCAAACTCTCATGGTATCATGACCCCCTGCCCACGAACTGTGTCGGGGACTGGGTCTGTTCCGGTGGAACAGGGGCGGGCTATCCGGAATATGCCTATCGTCCGGGGCCGGAACATGGATACAAGAACCTCGCGGTTTTCTTTCACGCCTGTTCGTTCAACTGCCTCTTTTGCCAGAACTGGCATTTCAGACAGGAGACCCTCAAGCCGCACACAGCTTCGGCCCATGATCTCGCATCGGCGGTGGACGAAGAGACCTCCTGCATCTGCTATTTCGGCGGCGACCCCGCTCCACAGGCCCCTTTTTCCCTCAGGGCATCGAGACAGGCCCTTGAGAGCGGAAAGGGCAGGATTCTCAGGATATGCTGGGAGACAAACGGGTCCATGGCTCCCGGGCTCCTCTCGGAGATGACAGAACTTGCCCTGAGTTCCGGTGGCTGCATTAAGTTTGATTTAAAGGCATGGGACGACAATCTTCACACCGTCTTGACGGGAAATACCAATAAAAGGACGCTCGAGAATTTTGCAAGGGCGGGAGAGAAAACCGGCCTGAGGACCGTCCCTCCCCTTCTCATCGCAAACACGCTACTCGTGCCCGGGTATGTAGACGAGGTTGAGATAAGAAATATTGCACGATTCATCGCATCGATAGATCCCGCGATCCCATACAGTCTCCTCGCCTTTTATCCGCATTTCTATATGGCGGACATGCCCATGACCGAAAAGGCCCTGGCTGAAGAATGCCTCGGGATCGCAAGAGGATAG